The following nucleotide sequence is from uncultured Ilyobacter sp..
CTTCTGGATTCGTTGGGATTACCGAAAAGATAATAGGAGAGAATTCATCACTGGGAGTGTCTTACGATTATTATGATGCAAGAAATGACTATGACGATGGTAGCGATTCTGAAGCAGAAAGTTTTTATCTTGGTATGACACATAAATTATACTTTGGGAAAGACTATATTCTGGCGTCTTATCTGGGGGCGGAGTACTCTTGATGTAACCCGTGAGATAACAACACTGGGTCTGCAGGCAAACTCAGATTATGACAGTTATAGTGTGAGTATCGTGACTGACCTGAGTAAGAATATAAAATTAAGTGAAAGAGTGACTATGGTTCCATCAATCGGTGTGGGCTATTCAAGAATAGAGAGAGAAAGCTTCACAGAAAGCGGAAGTATAGGGCTGGCGGCTCTTGACGTAGAAAAGCAGGGTCTGGACTCAGTAACAAGCAAACTGGGACTTAGGTTTGATGTAGACCTTACTGACAAAATCGTCTGGTGTGTTGGCGGATCGTGGGAACATGA
It contains:
- a CDS encoding autotransporter outer membrane beta-barrel domain-containing protein, which produces MGKTIFWRLIWGRSTLDVTREITTLGLQANSDYDSYSVSIVTDLSKNIKLSERVTMVPSIGVGYSRIERESFTESGSIGLAALDVEKQGLDSVTSKLGLRFDVDLTDKIVWCVGGSWEHEYADLNKDQEASFVGDVDSEIFEIEGVNIDENTYTISTGFNYNVNESMTYRVIYS